A segment of the Candidatus Andeanibacterium colombiense genome:
ATGCAGGCTCCGCAAGTTGCGTTTGCAACGGGTTAACGAGCGGAGCCCGCGGAGTCTCGCAGGAATTGGGTTCGCTTCCTATATCCGGCGGATGCCCACGATCTTCACCATCGGTTACGAGCAGGCAACGCAGGCGGCGCTGGTCGCTACGCTGCGCTCTGCCGGCGTCAGGCTGCTCGCCGATATTCGTTACCTGCCGCTCTCGCGGCGCCCCGGCTTTTCCAAGAACTCGCTTAAGGCCGCGGTCGAGGAGGCGGGGATCGCCTATCGCCACTTCCGCGATCTCGGCACGCCGGCCGAGGGGCGGGCGGCCGCGCGGCGCGGCGATCATGCGGAGCTTGAGCGGGTCTATTCGGGCCAGCTCGAACTGCCGCAAGCCCTCGCGCAGATGGCCGAGTTGCGGACGCTGGCGCTCGAAACGCCGACCTGCCTGCTGTGTTACGAGCGCAGCGCGGCGGAATGCCACCGCAGCCTGCTGATCGACGCGCTGCTGGGCGATTTCGCGGTCGTGAACCTCGAGCCTGACCTTTTGGCGAGCTAGGCCCCCTCTCCTTCCAAGTCCGGGGTGGCCGGGATGACCAGTGCGCGGATTCAGCTTGACAAACGAACCATATTGGTTATATGTGGGAGACGGGTGCGGGAGCAAAGCGCTTTGCTCTACGCTTCCGCATTAGGCCGGTGTCTCGCGGGCCGGATAGCGAAAGCTATCTGCCGGTGGCGCCAGTATCGCCTGACGGGTCAGAAGGGGGCTGCACACCTGCGAGCTCTAACCTGCCTCCTCCGTCGGGAAAGGGCCGAGCGAGCAAGTTTGCAGCATTAGTCTTGCCTCGCCGTTCGCAAACGAAAACCGCGCTATTGCCAGCTCACCCGCTGGCGCTGCGTTGCACCGGCCTTGCCCGTGTCTCTCACTTCCCAGGCGTTAGCCCGGCCTCGCCAGCGGGCGATGCGGCGCGTCCGCAATCAGCCCCGCAATTCCTCGTCGAGGAACTGCGCGACCTCGCCCAGCGCCACGCTCTTGTCGAGGAACGCCTCGCCGATCGCGCGCAGCAGGACGAAGGGCAGGGTGCCTGCGTCCATCTTCTTGTCGTGCAGCATATGCGCGGCGAGCCTCTGGCCGCTGCATTCGAGACCGAGCGCGGAAAGCTCGGCGGGGAGGCCGGCGGCGACGATCGCGGAGGCGATGCGTTCGGCATCCTCGCGCGAGAGCAGGTCGCGCCGGGCGGAGAAGCGTGCGGCCAGCACCATCCCGAGCGCCACCGCCTCGCCGTGAAGCAACTGGTCGGAAAAGCCGGTTTCGGCTTCGAGCGCATGGCCGAAAGTATGGCCGAGGTTGAGCAGGGCGCGGGCGCCGGTGGTTTCGCGCTCGTCCTCGGCGACGATCCGCGCCTTGGCGCGGACGCTCTGGGTCACCGCGATTTCCTGCGCGTCCTTGTCGCCGTCCAGCACCTTGGCGCCGTGGGTCTCGCACCATTCGAAGAACTGGTAATCGCCGAGGATCCCGTATTTGATCACCTCGGCGTAGCCGGCGCCGATCTCACGGCGGGGCAGGGTTTCGAGCGTGTCGAGATCGGCCAGCACGAGGCTGGGCTGGTGGAATGCGCCGACCAGATTCTTGCCCGCGGGGGTGTTGATCGCGGTCTTGCCGCCGACCGAGCTGTCGACCTGCGCCAGCAGCGTGGTCGGCAATTGAACGAAGCCGCAGCCGCGCTTGAGCATCGAGGCCGCGAAACCGACCAGATCGCCGATCACCCCGCCGCCGAGCGCCAGCACGTGATCGTTCCGCTCGACTTCTTCCTCGAGCAGCCATTCGACCGTGCGCGCGAGCCCGTCCCAGCTCTTGGTCGCTTCGCCCGCATCGAGCACCAGCCAGTGCGGTTCGAAGCCCGCGCCGAGCAGGCCGGCATTGACCGTCTCGAGCCACTGTTCGGCGACGTTCACGTCGGTTACGACCGGCACCGTCTGCTTGCGCAGCAGCGCGCCGCAGTGGTGCGCGATATCGCCCAGCAGGCCTTGGCCTACTCGCACTTCATAGGAACGGCCGGCGAGTTCGACCGGAATTACAGCCATGTATCGATTCCCTGCAGGATACGCTGCACAGTCTGGCTGTGCGGCCCGGATTCGCTCATCACGTGGATCGGGGCCTGTGCGTAGAACGGTTCGCGCTCGGCCTTGAGCCGGGTGATGATTTCTTTCGGATCGCCGCCGCGCAGCAAGGGCCGCGTGTCCTTGCGGGCGACGCGCTCGACCAGCGTGGCGGTGTCGCAGTCGAGCCACACGGCGATCCCGTCGCGCAATACGAGTTCGCGGGTTTCGGCATTGCAGAACGCGCCGCCGCCGGTGGCGATCACCGCCGGGCCCTGGCGCACCAGCCGGCCGATCACGCGCCGCTCGCCGTCGCGGAACTCTGCTTCGCCGTGCCGTTCGAAAATCTCGCTGACGGTCATATGCGCGGCTTTCTCGATTTCTTCGTCCGCATCGACGAAGGCAAGATGCAGCAGGCCCGCCAGCTTGCGGCCGATGGTCGATTTGCCGACCCCCATCATTCCGGCGAGCACGACCGGACGGTCGATGCGCCTGGCCAGCGCCTCGATCTCGCTTTCCGACAGCGGTGTGTCCGTGTTGGTCATTGCCGCCCTGCCTATAGTTGGGCTAACCCGCAGCGCAACCGTAACGGACGAGGCGCACCCCTTGGCCAAGAGTTTGAGGCGTTTTGTGATTGGGCTTGTTGTGCTGGTAGTCCTGATACTGGCGATCGCGTGGATCGACGGCGGCGAACGGCCGCTGCATGAAATCGGCACCCAGGTCGCGCTTCCCGGCGCTGCGCTGTGAAGCGCGCATTGCTGATTGCCGGCGCCGCGCTGACGGTTTGCTCCGCCACCCTCGCGCTGGCCGCGCCGGAATCGCTGCTGCCGCCGGGCTTCGACAAGCCGCGCCCGACCCCGCAGCCGGGGCCCCGTGCGACCGCCGCGGCGCCGGTATCCCGCGCTGCCCCGGCGCCCGCTCCCGCTCCGCGCCTTGGTCCCGCGCCGGTGGTCCAGCCGCTGCCCGCGACCCTTGACGAAACCGCGGGTTCGGCAGGCCTGCCGGCGAATTTCCCGTCGATCGCCGAGATCGAGAAAATGTCGCCCGACCAGATCGACGATCTGCTGGGCCTCAAGCCCAAGTTCGACATTCCCGCCGGCGCGCGCCGCGCATTGTCGCGCGTCGGCGTGCTGTCGATGGGCGAGGGCGGATTCCCGAGCCGCGCCCTGGCCGGCCAGCCCGCGCTGCTCATCCGCGCCGCGCTCGCCGGGACCAGGCACGAACTCGTCTCGCGCTGGGGCCATATCTTGCTGCGGCGGACATTGGTCAGCCGGCTCGACGCGCCGCAGGGGATGGATCCGGTCGAATTCGCCGCGCTGCGCGCCGCCGTGCTCAACACCATCGGCGAGGCCTATCCGGCCCGCGCATTGGTGCAGGACGTCGATTCCTCCAACTATAATGCGGCGCTAACGAACGCCGCCTTCAACGCCTATATCGCGACCGGCGACATCACCGGCATGTGCCCGGTGGCGATGCTCAAGGGCGATATCCGCAAGGATGGCGAATGGCAGATGGTTCGTTCGATCTGCCGCTCGTTCTCCGGCGACGCGAGCGAGGCCGATCGCGATCTCGACCGCGCACTGTATCGCGGCGTGGCGCCGCGGATCGATGTGCTGCTGGCCAAGCGCTACGCGGGCGCCGCCAAACAGGGCGGGCAGGCGGTCAATGTCGAATGGAACGGGGTCTCGCAGCTCAACCACTGGCGCTATTCGCTCAGCGTTGCGCTGGGCGTCGATGTGCCGAAGACGCTGATCGCTAGCGCCGGGCCGTGGTACGAACGGGCAGGTGCGGTCTCGCCCGCGCTGCCGCTGGCCGACCGTGCCTTCGCCGCCGACCGCGCGGGGAGCGACGGGATCATGTCGAGCGCGTCGATGGTCGATCTCTATTCGCAGATCTACGCCGATTCGGATGTCGAGGGCGATGCAGCGACTCGCGCCGAGCGTTTGCGCGAGGCCTATGTCGCCCGCACCCCGGGCGAACAGGTGCAGGCGATGAAAGACATCTGGGCCGGCGCCGATGCGGTTGCCGGGCCCAATTACGGGCGGCTGGTCCTGACCGCCTATGCCGCCGCGAGAATCTCTCCGAGCAGCGACCTGGCGGCCGATGCGCCGCTGCTGATCGCCTCGATGCTGTCCGCCGGGCTCGACCGCAATGCGATGCGCTGGGCGCGGGTGGTGCCCGAAGGCAGCGCGGGCTGGGGGCTGCTGGCGCTGGCCCAGCCGGTCCGCGAAGGCGAAGTCGATAATGGTGCGGTCGATAGCTACGTCGAGCAGGATTCGAGCAGCGGGCAGCGCAAGTCGCAATTCCTCGTCGCCGGCCTCGCCGGACTCGGCCGGCTCAGCCTTTCGAGCGCCAATTCTACCGAAAAATCGCTCGGCACGGGCCTTGGCCGCGAAAGCCCGTGGAGCCGGATGATCACCAAGGCGGCCGATGCCAACAATCCCGCGCTGGTCGCGATGCTGGCCGGGCTCGGCATGCAGGGCAGCAGCTGGGACATGATGACCCCGCGCCAGCTCTATCTGATCGTGCGCTCGCTCGACCGGGTCGGGCTCTCGGCCGAAGCGCGGATGATCGCGGCCGAGGCCGTGGCGAGAGGGTAGCGCGATTTCGGGGGCGATCGACTCGTTCCTCGCGATGCTCGCGGCGGAACGCGGCGCGGCTCCGAACACGCTGGCGGCCTATCGCCGCGATCTTGAGGGAACCGAGGAACTGATCGGCGCGCCCGAGGCGGCCGGAAAGGAGGCTCTGGCCTCGCTCGGCGCCCGCTGGGCCTCGCTCGCTCCGGCCACCGTTGCGCGAAAAAGCTCCGCGCTGCGGCAATTCTACGGCTTCCTGATCGACGAGGGCTTGCGCCACGACGATCCCTCGCCCGCGCTGCCGCGCCCGCCCGCGCGGCGCCCGCTGCCGAAAATCCTCTCGCATGCGGAGGTCGAGCGCCTGTTCGCGCAGGCCGAGCAGGAGGCCGAAGGCGGTCGCGCGGAAACGGTGCGGCTGCTGACGCTGCTCGAACTGCTCTACGGTTCGGGCCTGCGCGCGACTGAACTGGTCTCACTACCGCTGGCCGCGGTGCCGCGCGATGCGCCGTTCCTGACCGTGACCGGCAAGGGCGGGGTGGCGCGGATGGTCCCGGTTTCGAACCGCGCCAAGCAGGCGCTGGGCCGATGGCTGGTGCTGCGGCAGGGCGAGAGCAAGTACCTGTTCCCCTCGCGCGGCAAGCATCTGACCCGCATCCGCCTGTTCCAGCTGCTGAAGGAACTCGCCGCGCGGGCGGGCCTACCGCCGGAAAAGCTGTCCCCCCACGTGCTGCGCCATGCTTTCGCGACTCATCTGCTGGAGGGCGGGGCGGATCTGCGCGTGCTCCAGACGCTGCTCGGCCATGCCGATATCGCGACCACCCAGATTTACACCCATGTCGATGCGGCGCGTTTGGTGGCTTTGGTCAATGAACGGCATCCTCTTGCCCGAACGCGCCAAGGCGGTTAGCGGAATCGGATGATTTCCTATCTCGAATTCGAAAAGCCGGTCGCACAGCTCGAAGCGAGGATTGCCGAGCTCAGGGCGGCCTCCGACACCGACGAGGTCGATATCTCGGCCGAGCTCAAGCGGCTCGAGGCGAAAAGCGCCGATCTGCTCGCCAGTACCTACTCGGCGCTGACCCCGTGGCAGAAGACGCAGGTCGCCCGCCATCCGGCGCGCCCGCATTTCCGGGACTATGTCGAAGCCGTGTTCGACGATTTCATGCCTCTCGGCGGCGATCGTCATTTCGGCGAGGACGAAGCGATCGTCGGCGGCCTCGCGAAGCTGGACGGGCGCAAGGTGGTGCTGATCGGGCAGGAGAAGGGCCACGACACCGAAAGCCGCATCCGCCACAATTTCGGCATGGGCAAGCCGGAGGGTTACCGCAAGGCGATCCGGCTGATGGAACTGGCCGGGCGCTTCGGCCTGCCGGTGGTCACGCTGGTCGATACCTCGGGCGCGTTTCCGGGGATCGAGGCGGAGGAGCGCGGCCAGGCCGAAGCCATCGCGCGTTCAACCGAGGCCTGCCTCGCGCTGCCGACCCCGATGGTCGCGGCGATCGTGGGTGAGGGCGGGTCCGGCGGCGCGGTTGCGTTGGCCAGCGCCGAACGCGTGTTGATGCTCGAACATGCGGTCTATTCGGTGATTTCGCCCGAAGGCTGTGCCTCGATCCTGTGGCGCACCGCCGAAAAGGCGCCGCTCGCGGCCGAGGCGATGAAGATGACCGCGCAGGATTTGCTTGCGCTGGGCGTGATCGACCGGATCGTGCCGGAGCCGATCGGCGGGGCGCATCGCGATCCCCGGAACGCGGCGCTCGATCTCGGCGCGGCGATCGCGCAGGAACTCGACGTTCTGGCAAAGAAGAGCCCGGCCGCGATCCGCAAAATGCGCGAGGACCGCTTCCTCGAAATCGGTACGCGTTGAGCTGACGATCGCGTCCGACCTGTCAGAATTTCCGACGCCGGATTCGCCGGACAAAGGAAAAGGGCGGCGGGTTTCCCCGCCGCCCTCTCCGTTTTAGGCGTTAGCCGTCGATCAGACGGTGTTGTTTTCGCTGAGCTTGGTGCTGACCGTGTTGAAGGTCGTGTTCAGCTGGTTGCCGAGGCTCTGCATGGCGGTGATCGCAGCAACGGCGATCAGGGCGGCGATGAGGCCGTATTCGATGGCGGTGGCGCCTGCTTCATCGCGAAGCAGCTTGTTGATGAACTTCATGACTAGTCTCCTGGTTCAGTCTTCGAGCCCGGGCCAACCCCACGTTGAACTGGTCTGGGCAATAGGGTGATTAAATCGCAAAAGTTTATAAAGGCCTAAAGGGTTTAGCGCGTTTTTAGACGGTGCTATCGACGTTCTGGACCTTCGTCTGGACGACTGCCCAGAGGCCGGTATTCTCATTTGCGACACTCTTCAGTGAGCCGATGATCGCGATCACGACCAAAGCCACTATCAGGCCGTATTCGATGGCAGTGGCGCCCCTCGTGTCACCGAAGATTGCCTTGAACAGTCTCATCGTATTCATGGGTGTAACCCCCCGTCCAATGCGGTCTGATGAGTTCCATTTCCCAGAATAATCCTAATGAAAGGTTTCCGATGAGCACGGATTTGGAAAAAAATCCGACATGGCTGCTGGTGGTGGGGGCGGCCCTGATCGATTCCGGGGGGCGGGTGCTGATGTATCGGCGGCCCTTGGGGAAGCAGCATGGGGGGCTGTGGGAATTCCCCGGGGGCAAGGTCGAAAACGGCGAAACTCCGGCGGATGCGTTGGTTCGGGAGATCGAGGAAGAGCTTGGAATCGAGCTCGATCCGGCCGCGCTGGAACCTGCCGAATTCGCGCAAGGAGCCGGCGATGGGGCGCATCCCGGGATTGTAATCCTGCTTTACACCGCGCGCTCATGGCGCGGCAAACCCGAGGCCCGCGAAGGCGGCGAATGGGGCTGGTTCACATTCGAAGAGGCGGCCGAGCTACCGAAACCGCCGCTCGACATACCGCTGCTGGCCAATCTCGCGCGGTCTGAAAAAGGTCGTTCTTAGGGGATTGCCAACCCGGGGAGGTCCCCCTATGTGCGCGTCTCCGGGGCGCCCGTAGCTCAGCTGGATAGAGCATCAGACTACGAATCTGAGGGTCGGACGTTCGAATCGTTCCGGGCGCACCAAATAAACCAGGGGTCTTCCGTAAGGGAGGCCCCTGGTTTGTTTCTGGCCATCGTCAGGGCTGGAATTCCAGCCCTCGGGAGGCCTCAGCGCAAGGGCGCCGGCAGGCTCAGCCGATAGACCAGCACCCGGCTGTCGTTGTCGATCGTCGAATCGCAGGCCTCGCCCGACATCACGCAGTGGCGCGCGATGAAATCATTGTCGTTGCCGACCAGCAGGAAATAGTCCGCCGGATGCTCGGGCTCGAGGACCGATGCGAAATCCAGTGCTTCCCATTTCTCCGACAGTGCCTCGATGCTCAATCCGAAGCGCGCCAGTTCCGGCGGGTTGAGCAGGTTCACCAGCTCGACCGATTGCGCCGGAACGATGCCCGGACGCAGCGCGGGATCTTGCGGGTCCTGCAATACCGACGCGGTGCCGGTCTCATATTTAGTGCCGGCGAGGTTGGTGGCGCCCGCGGTGTCGACCAGCAGCACGCTCTTGAACATGATCGGTGCGGTGCCCCCCGCGCCGCGGCCGGCGCCGTCGCGGGCAAGCATCAGGAAGCGGTGGCCGTCGATCGCACGGATTTCGCTCTGCGCGGCGGTGCGGTCGGGCACTCCGCCGTCGCCGGCGCCGGTATAGGCGGGCAGCCGCATCACGTAATGCGCGCTCGGCTTCGTCGGGGTGGGGGCGCGGCTCACGTCATAGACCAGCACGCGCGTATTGACCCGGCCCGCGGCGCCCTTGCCGGCGCTGTCCTGCATCAGCGCGCTCTGCAGCGCCACGAACAGCGTGCGGCCATCGGGCGAGAGCGACATGCCTTCCGGACCCTGATTGTTGCGCCGGCCGCTGTCGGGCGCTTCCAGCGAACCGAAGGCGAGTTTCCCGGAGCGGCGCGGCACGACCGCGGGCGGCAGCTGGATCGCGCCGCGCAGGCGCCCGCTCTTGTCGAAGAAATAGACGTTCGCGGTATATTCGTCGCCGACATAGAAACCGCCATCGCGCGTGAACTGAAGCGATTCCGGGTCGAGCGAGACCTTGCCGCTGCCTATTCCCTTGGCCGGCGCGGGCAGGGCAATTCCAAGCTCTTTCAGCCTATCCTTGCCGGGATCGGCACCAGTGAACGGCCGGCCGCGAAAGTCCCGCAACTCCAGCCCGCCCTCGGGAACAAGATCGAGCTTGCCGTCGCCCGGCGTGAAGCGGATGCGGAATCGCTCCAGCCGCGCGGCATAGTCGAAGAACAGTTTGGCCGAAGGATCGTTGCGCCCCCGGTCGGGCAGCGTCCACAACACGCCCTCGTAATGGTCGCCGACCCGCGTCCAGCTGCCCGGCGCGATCTGCAGCGACGAAATCGAACCGAGCGTGTCGCCGAGGAAATCGACTGTACCCGCCGGAAGCGATCCGGCGCCGACCAGCCCGTGGTTGACGAAGGTCTCGCCCCCCAGAGTGACACTGCGCGGGCCACTGGCCTGTTCGAGATGCGGGCGGGTGACCGCCTCTTCTCCGCCGGCCCAGGCGGGCACAGCGGAGAAGAGCGGCAACAGGATCAGCGCGGCGCGCAGGCGTTCAGAACGAAACGCTGAGCGTCCCGAATACCTGCCGCGGCGCGGAGGAGTGGAACACCAGGACATCGCCAGCGACCGCATTGGAATCTCCATTTGCGAGAACGCCCGAATCGCTCGGCGCGAATACGCTGTTGTCGAAGTTCGATGCATAGCGCTTGTTGGTCAGATTGGTGACGTTGACCGACAGCTTGAGCCCCTTGAGCGGGCCGAGATCGCCGAAATCGTAGCCGAGACCTGCGTCGAGCGTGACGTAGCCGGCGAAGCTCTGGTCGTTGGTATAGGTGTAATAGCGGCGCCCGGTATACTTGCCCTGGAGCGAGACCGAGAAGCCGCCGTAATTTATCGAGGCCATGCTGGCGAGCAGCACCTTCGGCGTATCGACCTGCTGCTTGCCCGCGGTGGGCAGCATCACGACGTTGCCGCCCACGTTCCACGCCAGATCATCGTCATAGGTGGTCTTGTTATACGACGCCGAGTTGTACCAGCTCACCCACGGCAGCGGCTTGAGCAGCACGCCGAGCTCGACACCCTTGCTGGTGACGCTGCCGGCGTTGTGGAACGAGTTGCCGCAGCCCGGGCTGGCCTGGTCCTTGGTTGCGCAGGGATTGTACTGCAGCAGGCGATTGTCGAACTTCACGTAATAGCCGGCCAGCGAAAGCTGCACCGGGCCGCTCGCATAGCGATAGCCGCCTTCGAAGCTCTTGGAGGTTTCAGGCACCAGGGTCGCGCCCTGCTGGTCCCAAACGCTTTGCGAGACCGACTGCGGCCCGAGTTTGAAACCGCCCTGGAACATCGCCATGTTCTCGGCGTAGCTGGCGAAGAATTCATGGCCGGGCGCGACTTCCCAGCGCACGCCGACTTCGGGAAGGAAATAGTCCTTGGCCACCAGCGTGCCGGTCGCGAACTGTGCGGTCGGCAGGGTCTTGGCCATCCCGTCCTGTGCTTCGGCATCCGAACGCGAGTAGGTGCCCTTGAAGCCGAAGTCGAAGTTCAGCGTGTCATCGAGCAGCGAAACCGTGTCCTGCACATAGAACTGGCGCGTCTTCCATTTGGTCTCCTGGACCCACTGGGCGCTTTCGGGCTGGCTGGTCAGGAATTTCGCAAGGTCGGACGGGCCGGTGACGCTTGTGCGAATGTAGCGCGCAGCGCTGCTCTTGTTTTCTTCCAGCCAGAAACCGGCCTGGAAGTGGTTGAACGCGACATCCCAGCTCAGGCTCGCGAGCCCACCGGTGCGATTAATGGTGTAGCGTGTGTCGCGGATCTGCACCGGCACGTCGTCCGACGTATCCAGCGTGCCCTGATCCGACCAGCCGGAGTTGATGAAGTTGTTGCCCGCGCCTTTGTCGCTGTGGTGATAGGCCTTGACGCTCAGGCGCAGCGAGCTGGTTACGTCGAAATCCCCGGTGACGTAATAGAGCTGGTCGTTCCGGAGGATCTGGCCGTTGGTGTAGTTCGCGTCGGAGTTCTTTTCCGGCGAGGTCCCGGCAACGCAATTGGCTTTGCCCAGCGCCGTCTGCGCGGTGGCTACGCCCGAGTTGGGCGTGCCCGCGGCGCCCGAGGTCGCTTTCGCGACGCAGTAGGAACGGTCGACATAGGAATCCCAGTCGGGGGCATAGCCGCCCCAATCCCAGCCGAGACGGCCGAGCATGTCCTTGGAGAGATAGGGGTCGTCGGCCTGGTTGGTACGCGAAATGTCCGCGAAGGCGGTCAGCTTGATGCCGTCGGCCTGGTACTTCAGCTTGCCGTTGAACTGCTTGCCGGTCGATTTGTTGCCGTCGGCCTGATCGACGAACAGATCCTGCTGGCTGTACTGGCCGGAGACATAGGCCGAGAACCCTCCGTGCTCGCCGGTGTCGATGCGAACGAAGGTGCGCAAAGCATCGTCGCTGCCGAAGCTCTGGCTCAGCTGGCCGCCGAATTCCGCATGCGGATCGCTGCTGGTATAAGCGAGCGCGCCGCCGAGGTTGCTGGTCGAGGGGATCGAGAGGCCGGCGATGCCGGTCGCCAGATCGGCGCGGCCGAGGTTGTCCGAGATCAGCGCGCGGCCGATCGTGAGGCCGTTGTAGTTGTTATAGGCGCCATCGCCGAGCGGGATGCCGTCGAGCGTATAGCCGAGGTGGGTGGTGTTGAAGCCGCGGACCTGCAGCGAGAGCGACTGTTCGTTGAGGCCCAGCGCGTCGATCGACTGAGCCATCACGCCCGGAAGGATGTTGAGCGCC
Coding sequences within it:
- a CDS encoding TonB-dependent receptor gives rise to the protein MSPKTALALTAAVCFTFASQAQAADGAADGADSNDSSDINEIVVIGTGQTRSVSTLLPSNLDALPPGTSVQKALNILPGVMAQSIDALGLNEQSLSLQVRGFNTTHLGYTLDGIPLGDGAYNNYNGLTIGRALISDNLGRADLATGIAGLSIPSTSNLGGALAYTSSDPHAEFGGQLSQSFGSDDALRTFVRIDTGEHGGFSAYVSGQYSQQDLFVDQADGNKSTGKQFNGKLKYQADGIKLTAFADISRTNQADDPYLSKDMLGRLGWDWGGYAPDWDSYVDRSYCVAKATSGAAGTPNSGVATAQTALGKANCVAGTSPEKNSDANYTNGQILRNDQLYYVTGDFDVTSSLRLSVKAYHHSDKGAGNNFINSGWSDQGTLDTSDDVPVQIRDTRYTINRTGGLASLSWDVAFNHFQAGFWLEENKSSAARYIRTSVTGPSDLAKFLTSQPESAQWVQETKWKTRQFYVQDTVSLLDDTLNFDFGFKGTYSRSDAEAQDGMAKTLPTAQFATGTLVAKDYFLPEVGVRWEVAPGHEFFASYAENMAMFQGGFKLGPQSVSQSVWDQQGATLVPETSKSFEGGYRYASGPVQLSLAGYYVKFDNRLLQYNPCATKDQASPGCGNSFHNAGSVTSKGVELGVLLKPLPWVSWYNSASYNKTTYDDDLAWNVGGNVVMLPTAGKQQVDTPKVLLASMASINYGGFSVSLQGKYTGRRYYTYTNDQSFAGYVTLDAGLGYDFGDLGPLKGLKLSVNVTNLTNKRYASNFDNSVFAPSDSGVLANGDSNAVAGDVLVFHSSAPRQVFGTLSVSF
- a CDS encoding DUF488 domain-containing protein, with product MPTIFTIGYEQATQAALVATLRSAGVRLLADIRYLPLSRRPGFSKNSLKAAVEEAGIAYRHFRDLGTPAEGRAAARRGDHAELERVYSGQLELPQALAQMAELRTLALETPTCLLCYERSAAECHRSLLIDALLGDFAVVNLEPDLLAS
- a CDS encoding tyrosine recombinase, which gives rise to MLAAERGAAPNTLAAYRRDLEGTEELIGAPEAAGKEALASLGARWASLAPATVARKSSALRQFYGFLIDEGLRHDDPSPALPRPPARRPLPKILSHAEVERLFAQAEQEAEGGRAETVRLLTLLELLYGSGLRATELVSLPLAAVPRDAPFLTVTGKGGVARMVPVSNRAKQALGRWLVLRQGESKYLFPSRGKHLTRIRLFQLLKELAARAGLPPEKLSPHVLRHAFATHLLEGGADLRVLQTLLGHADIATTQIYTHVDAARLVALVNERHPLARTRQGG
- a CDS encoding esterase-like activity of phytase family protein encodes the protein MPLFSAVPAWAGGEEAVTRPHLEQASGPRSVTLGGETFVNHGLVGAGSLPAGTVDFLGDTLGSISSLQIAPGSWTRVGDHYEGVLWTLPDRGRNDPSAKLFFDYAARLERFRIRFTPGDGKLDLVPEGGLELRDFRGRPFTGADPGKDRLKELGIALPAPAKGIGSGKVSLDPESLQFTRDGGFYVGDEYTANVYFFDKSGRLRGAIQLPPAVVPRRSGKLAFGSLEAPDSGRRNNQGPEGMSLSPDGRTLFVALQSALMQDSAGKGAAGRVNTRVLVYDVSRAPTPTKPSAHYVMRLPAYTGAGDGGVPDRTAAQSEIRAIDGHRFLMLARDGAGRGAGGTAPIMFKSVLLVDTAGATNLAGTKYETGTASVLQDPQDPALRPGIVPAQSVELVNLLNPPELARFGLSIEALSEKWEALDFASVLEPEHPADYFLLVGNDNDFIARHCVMSGEACDSTIDNDSRVLVYRLSLPAPLR
- a CDS encoding shikimate kinase; amino-acid sequence: MTNTDTPLSESEIEALARRIDRPVVLAGMMGVGKSTIGRKLAGLLHLAFVDADEEIEKAAHMTVSEIFERHGEAEFRDGERRVIGRLVRQGPAVIATGGGAFCNAETRELVLRDGIAVWLDCDTATLVERVARKDTRPLLRGGDPKEIITRLKAEREPFYAQAPIHVMSESGPHSQTVQRILQGIDTWL
- a CDS encoding Flp family type IVb pilin; translated protein: MRLFKAIFGDTRGATAIEYGLIVALVVIAIIGSLKSVANENTGLWAVVQTKVQNVDSTV
- the aroB gene encoding 3-dehydroquinate synthase, with amino-acid sequence MAVIPVELAGRSYEVRVGQGLLGDIAHHCGALLRKQTVPVVTDVNVAEQWLETVNAGLLGAGFEPHWLVLDAGEATKSWDGLARTVEWLLEEEVERNDHVLALGGGVIGDLVGFAASMLKRGCGFVQLPTTLLAQVDSSVGGKTAINTPAGKNLVGAFHQPSLVLADLDTLETLPRREIGAGYAEVIKYGILGDYQFFEWCETHGAKVLDGDKDAQEIAVTQSVRAKARIVAEDERETTGARALLNLGHTFGHALEAETGFSDQLLHGEAVALGMVLAARFSARRDLLSREDAERIASAIVAAGLPAELSALGLECSGQRLAAHMLHDKKMDAGTLPFVLLRAIGEAFLDKSVALGEVAQFLDEELRG
- a CDS encoding Flp family type IVb pilin, with translation MKFINKLLRDEAGATAIEYGLIAALIAVAAITAMQSLGNQLNTTFNTVSTKLSENNTV
- a CDS encoding NUDIX domain-containing protein, which produces MSTDLEKNPTWLLVVGAALIDSGGRVLMYRRPLGKQHGGLWEFPGGKVENGETPADALVREIEEELGIELDPAALEPAEFAQGAGDGAHPGIVILLYTARSWRGKPEAREGGEWGWFTFEEAAELPKPPLDIPLLANLARSEKGRS
- a CDS encoding acetyl-CoA carboxylase carboxyltransferase subunit alpha, translating into MISYLEFEKPVAQLEARIAELRAASDTDEVDISAELKRLEAKSADLLASTYSALTPWQKTQVARHPARPHFRDYVEAVFDDFMPLGGDRHFGEDEAIVGGLAKLDGRKVVLIGQEKGHDTESRIRHNFGMGKPEGYRKAIRLMELAGRFGLPVVTLVDTSGAFPGIEAEERGQAEAIARSTEACLALPTPMVAAIVGEGGSGGAVALASAERVLMLEHAVYSVISPEGCASILWRTAEKAPLAAEAMKMTAQDLLALGVIDRIVPEPIGGAHRDPRNAALDLGAAIAQELDVLAKKSPAAIRKMREDRFLEIGTR